DNA sequence from the Odocoileus virginianus isolate 20LAN1187 ecotype Illinois chromosome 8, Ovbor_1.2, whole genome shotgun sequence genome:
ttttaaacaCTTAAACTtgcaaagtctgacactgctatAGCATGAAGAAACCCTTTGAACGAAAAGTCCTTCCAGGAGAAATGCTATTTTGTTAGAATATTTGAGGCCAGGCGTTGTCTTTTTCCTGTTGGAACAGCACCTTGCTAACTAGTTCTAACACAGGAGGATAATTATTTAACTTTACAAGCTAATCAGTCCATAAActagataaaaaataatattttttacctcaaaaaatggtgctgattGTATTCAGCAAGTATGCCCAGTTTCCAAGgctgtttgagttttctgtttgtttttttgtttgtttgtttagttttatttatttatggttccTATGCTCCGTGTGCAGCTTTGTATGTATTTCACAGATAAGGTAACGTTTGAAGCACTTAAACTCACCAAAAATTTTAGGTAATATAAGTTTGATTGAACTTGGACTGAAACCACTGGGTGGGATGGAGGTATAACAAGGAATGAAAAACGGGTGGATGGGGTGGGAATATATACTTAcaaacaatattttttatatttataattgcttagGATTTAATATGACTTATTaggggagaaaaagaatgaaaaaacacTCCCTGCCAAGATAAACATGcattttcttttggaaagaaccactttattttcctcctttctttttcttttttcctttctttttttttcttttctttttctttcttttttttttttttaaagatatttgggCTATAGGGTGTATATTTGCAGAACTACTAACGTCAGAACCAATATTTCACTGTCGACAAGAGGACATCAAAACTAGTAATCCTTATCACCATGACCAGCTGGACAGAATATTCAATGTAATGGGATTTCCTGCAGGTAcacattatatttttgtttttatttttaaaccactgtTGTTTGAACTTAGATGTCTACATTGAAAGGATGTGTATTTTTAGCTGATGAAAGCTACTCTTACTCAATTCTCTATATTTATGACTTGCATCAATCAAAGACCCATAGAAATAGCAAAATATGTAGAGTTCACATAttagcataaaaatatttatgggtTTCTTGAATTTGAGGagtgtatttttgtttcatttcagtttttggttttgttttgtttaatatttaaaatgataaaatatttgcaatatctGCGTTTAAAAAGTGCCTTTAGTTCTCACCATTGGCAACTGAATAGAATTCAGGAGCATGTCTTTTTGTCTGACAGCACTTAATAACAGTGTCATTGTTTGGTATTTGAATGCAGATTTTGAAGACTTTCTACTTGAAACTCGTATTGAATCATAGCATTTTTTGCTTTATAACCCTTGTCAGTAAGAACATTCTTTCCAGTTAGAACAGGCAGGATGTGAGTGAAGGCCCAGCCCTGCACAGCGAGCAGGCCTGCTCTGACTGCCACTGAGAGGCGGTTGTTGGGGCGTCTCGTCACGTGCTTTAGagctccagccccagcccagtCCTTGTGCCACAGAACAGAAGTCCATCGCTCTCCTTTTGAAATGCCTGCATAGTTTTGGCTAGTCAAGTACTTATTGCAATAATAATaagtttattattaataaatatattaatttaaatatctaACTTATTGAAATAACAGTAAGAAACAATAAGCTGTTTCTTATTAGGAATTTTTCTCAGGTCAGTGGCTCAAAACTAATACAGAAATATCTGGGAGTTATAATTCCACATTCCCTTTAATTATCAGTAAGTGCAAAGTACCTACCTTTGTCCAAAATTGATCAACATTTCTACAAAGATTGCTTTGTTGAGTTGGGAGTTTCATTTATccactaaatatttattgagcacctgccatgtttcaggcactgtgttaagtgTAAAATATTGTTGATATAACAGACATGATTCTTGCCCTCTCGGAGTTGACACTGAGCTGCTCTAAGCAGAATGTTGAAAGAATAGGAGTGGTTTGAGTAGATGGAGAAGAATGGCCTTTTCTTCCCACTTCTGAATGCACTCATCATTTCAGGGGTCCCCCGGGGAAGGAGCCTGACTTACAGGGGCTTGGAGGAGGGGTGGCCTCCACAGGAGATGGTTCTGAAATGGTTCTTAGGGTGTGGTTCCACAGTTGGGATCCACTTATAGGGGATCTGAGAACCAGGCAATAAAATTTAGATTTGATGTGCTAAAGAAGGAAAATCTATGATAAGTTCTTGAGAACTAGTGCTGTGGTTTGTGTTCTACTTTAGAAAGGTTTTTATGGCAGGGGTATGTAAAAATTTAAGAGGGGTAACTGAAGTCAGGAAACCAGCTCTTACCTGCAGCAGTACTCCACGTGTAAAGTGTTTTGGATGGAGAAGAAAGGATAATGGTATAATTTTTTAGAGTAAGCCtgtaattggaagaaaaaaataaaagattatctCAGGATTTCTACTTGAGAAATTGACAGGAATAAAGAAATTGGAACAAGAAAGTAGTCAAGGAGAAAATTCCATTTAGAAGTATATATTTCGTTTACAATATGTGGTATCTGGAGGCTAGATAGCAGATATTTTTATAAGCCACTTGAGAGAGAAGCTAACCTCTGGAGGTCATTTAAAAGATGAGGTGCCATGAAGCTACCTGGTAGAATGTGGGCACCTGTGGACTCTCAGTGACGCCCCCTAATGGGGACAGCAGGCTTCTCAAACCGTGTGTGGTGTTTGAATAATTCTAATGCCAGCAAAAGTGACCAAGACGTTTCCACCTGATGGGTCTGGTAGCTGAGGTTGCTTTTGTTACTATTATTGAAACTAGCCCAGGTACTAGCTGACTTGTTCATATGCTCGTACATCCTACTCTGTGTTTCAGACAGCTGTAACTGCTTACCTTGATTACCACATAAGGCAGCGTATTTAATAAGGGGAGTATAAGGAGGGCCGTATAAAAAGGACAGCTTACAGCTGCTGAGGGGGAAGATAGTGCATTTATTGTTGAAAAGATTGGTTGCTGGATTAACCAAGACAAGGTGGGACGAAAGTGGTTTTAcagataaaaatagaactaattaataatggaaatatttgtttataaCTTGTTGGTATCTTAGTATAGAAACTGAGATAACATAGTAAAACATAgagaaaatagacattttaaaagtttaaaaaaatgagagaacacAAAGTATGGAGAATGCATTTACAGTTAAAGATGTTTACTGCAGCTCACCATTCATTCAAAGTCTGTGCTTTCAGGGAGGTTAAAATGTAGGACATGTAATGAGAAGTGAAGTCACCTTTATTAAAGTTCTTGATAATAGGAACATAGACAATATAAAATTGTATCAATGTGTTTCACAGATAAAGATTGGGAAGACATAAAAAAGATGCCTGAACATTCAACATTAATGAAAGATTTCAGAAGAAATACGTAAGTTGGCAAGAAAATAgactgttgatttttgcttttctagAATACTCAGGATAAGATTGAATACTCAGCATGATAGACTTGACAGACTAGTCtgttaaattttacttatttactgtAATAAATGTTTTGCATTGCGGTAGTCTTCATTTCTTAAGATGTTTGAATGGTGATACAAGAAGGTAAATATCTAATAGCAGCAACTGATTTGGATATGAAGAAAGaagtcagttcttttctttccatatttattaCTTTCGGGAAGCTCTGCATCTGTGAAAGGTATCACAACTGAAGCAGTAAGAGACTCAAACAAACCAACCTTTGCTGGTAGCCACCTGCCTGCTCCTCCTGGGTTGGGTTGTAAGTTTAAgcaatttttttaatagagaagaaGGAATGGCTCATCTGTTTTCACAGCAGGAACAGGGGATTGGGACATGCAGTTTATAGACCTATATGACAtatgacagtgttttaaaaatttgtattaagCTTACTAGTAAGGCTGAGTTCAGCTCTTGACCCGTATGTTATTTAAGATCATTGTTGAGATAGCATTCATGTGAACAAAAGCTAAGCAGTCTGAATGTTATTCATGAAATTTTCTTGCATTTAATCAGTGGTATCCACTTAAAAGTGACTCCTGGGAGTCCTGAATGAAGTGTGAAATTGATTTAATACCATTTTCAGTGTATGTTCTGTGTTGGTTATGATTAAAATAATTCTGTTCAGAAAATTTTACCCAATGTAAAATTAATCTCAAATCTAATATAGATATTTCATAGTGTTTCTCTTTCAGGTATACCAACTGCAGCCTTATCAAGTATATGGAAAAACATAAAGTTAAACCAGATAGTAAAGCATTCCACTTGGTAAGTTTTAGAGAACAGTACTAATGAACTGTATTTTTCCCACCTGTTTAACCCAACCTGACTTTTTTGACTCAATTTCTCTGGTTACTCAGTATTCTTAGAGTTCTTTAATAGTAATACTAATGGAGAGTTCTTGTTGGTGTGTACTAGTAATGATATCAAAACCCAGGTTTGACAGCCTTAATGTTTGATTACACTTAATTTTCTAAAGACAGTCATTGAACCAAGtttgtcacttttttttaattctgtttattgGTTTTcaccagttattttaaaatttcaaagaatcaaAATGAAACAGTCTTACTGTTCAGAAATAAGGTTtagagattattttttatttcagtcctTTGAAAGGTTGTTTACAGAATTTTAATTCCCAAGGTGCCGCTTATAAACTTAGCTATTAAAGGTCCATCAGGGATGCTGTGCAAAGTGTGCTTTTTCTGGAAGAGTATGAGAGATGCAGTATGTAGATAGTGCATAGTGGAAAAATGATTTGACCTAGGATCTAACTGTGCACTATCAAGGTGACTTGTGACTTTATAGTCAACTGTTGTCAAATTTGTTTACAATGAAATCTCCATTTTTATATTAtagcaattaaaaatgtttttcagttttatgtttttcaaaagaaagtaaTATAAAGGAGGATTGGGGGAAGCATGTTGTATTTTGCTTggcttaaaattcttttaatccttttttcCCAGTATTTTTTAAGTAAGTTCATTAAACGGGAAGTTTTCTACTTTGAAAGGATTAAAATTTCCTTTAGTACCAGGCcacttggcaaatattttttccatttctgctctttattctTCTACTCTTCTGCTTCTGCAGTAATGTTTTATCATGTCCTGTATCATACATTTCATATCTAATCAGCAACTTAAAAGACTGTGCTCAACTGACCATATTACCACACATTTGTATTATTATCCAAATCATGGCTTCCTATAATATACTTAAGATAGTACCCAAATTGGAAGGTAAGTTAGATCCTTCAAAGTTACGGCCTTATTTATTCTAACAAAATGCTGGTGACAGTGGTAGAGCAAGAGTCCCGCTGTAGGGGGATTGCCTTACCACCCGCCCTGCTCACTGCTATTCAGGCTAGTCTGAGGTctctcaccacccccaccactgaCACTCCAGAGACCAACTTTCTTTTCCACTCACCTGCTTGTTTTTACTAGAGTAACTGTCTTGCATAGTCCCATCCGAAAGCTCTAATGTAATTTCATTAAACCTGTTGATGAGTGTTTTAAGTGGCAAACCCAtgcttttcctttcagtttcaaaataaaattgtgcTTCACTGAAATATCAGCTCATTGAAATTAAACTCTCACCATCTCAGCATTTCATCTGCATTTAAACATATCTTCTGTCCTTTTGTTCTTGATTGTATCATCTCCCACCATCTCCACATGTTCCATGGTTTTCAGAACATGTCCTAGTCCAGCAGAACCAGAGTCATCTGGGGCTGTTAGGAAGTGCTCCCGGGCTGATTCAGGAGTGCTCTGAAGCCTGGAAATCATGGGGTTAGGTCAGAGATTATAAGCCAAGAGACCACCGTTTAGATACTATCTTAAATAACATGTTACCTCAAATGTTCTACTTCATAGAGCCTTCAGTAAATTATATTTCAACCAGAAGCTACTGAATTTTCACACATTAGTGTGACATTTCTGTAAGTAATATtagttatgatgatgatgatagtaatGGCTAAGACTTATATAGTGCTTTCTTTGTGCCCAACACCATTATAATTGCTTTctacatattaactcatttaattctgaaaataaacTTAACGATAAAAGGTACTGTTTTTAACCCCCCTTTGACAAACAGGGTTACAAagtggttaagtaacttgtttcAAAGTCACTCAGCTAATAAATGTAAGGTCAGGATTTGAAGCCATGCAGCCTCCTTGGCGTCTCCACTCACCAGCACGCCCGTGTACTCTGGTTCTGTGCCAGGCCCCACATCTGTCTGTAGGCTGGTGCGCACTGTCAGCAGAACGCTGTCCAGCAGGGCAGGCCTGAGCCATGTGCGGCTGCCACGCTCTAGAAATGGAcctgatatgactgagcaattgacttttaaagtttactttaGTTTCGATTCATTTGGATTTAAAtctaaatagccacatgtggctagtgtaTTTTATTATAAGTTTTCcctttaatagaaaaataataacttgaaGAATTTTAGTCCTGTTCTAAATTGGATATAGCAATTTAGATAATGTAGGGAAAAGATCGTTGGTTTAGAGTAAGAAGACATGAGTTTACTTCCTATAGGAGAACCAACTGAGATAATGAatattagaatgactaaaatggGAATTATTACATTACATGGAATAATTGGGGAACATGGAGGGGGGAGTTAATTTGGGGCAATAAATGCTCTCCCTCGaggtattattaatataaaaaaatgccTCCCACAAATGTGCCACAGGTGTGACTATGAGAAGTAAAACAGTGATGTGTTTATGACTtgtggtttcagcttcagaaGTTGCTTACCATGGACCCAATAAAGCGAATTACCTCAGAGCAGGCTATGCAGGACCCCTATTTCCTAGAAGACCCGCTTCCTACATCAGAGTAAGTGATCAGTTTGTTCACTCACCAGCTCCATAGATGGTTTTGGTGCCTGCTTTCCTCTAGTTGTCAGCTCAAGTCACCATCGCTCTTATATGGGGACCCAGGGGAATCCTTATGAGAGGCAGAAAGTGAGCTCTGATGACTGAAGTGTCCTCGGGTTTTACAGCTGGCACAGTGCTGGCATCATTTGCCTCTGTCATTTGGTTAGTGACAGGTTGGTTCCACACACTGTCTGCCTCACTGCTTGCAGTTACAGTTGCAAACTCCATCCCCAAGGACATTtgtgtttccattctttctttccttttaaatgtaGCATGGAGAGTAAGAAAGTTTTGTTTGACTAATCACATTCCTGCCAGAATCTGTCTCTTGTTTGTGATGATAAAAAAGGACCACTGGGAtcaaagaagaaagcagagtcCTATCGGAGTAGTGTTGATTATTTATACAGTGAGCAGCTCTCCAGTGGCCTGCTGTCATGGCAGTGGTTAGAAGAAGGGACTTGCTGTGTCACAGTTGCATGAAAGATGCTTATTACATCACAGATAGAGGGGTAGAGTCCAGACTAAAAGATGAAAGCAAGAAGCCACTTACATACAGCATTTGAAATACTGGTTAGTATACCggaaatcctttttctttttcttttttcttatgatCAGTGTTTTTGCCGGTTGTCAGATCCCTTACCCAAAACGAGAATTTTTAACAGAAGAAGAACCtgatgacaaaggagacaaagtAAGTATTAAAGTATAGTTGGCATCTGGCTTTGTTCAGTGCCCCCATGACTTCTGGCATGGGCATCTTTGGTTCTCCCTCTGAGTTGAGCTGTGTCTTTCTGTTTAACCAATTGAGAagaaccagcagcagcagccgggCAATAACCACACGAATGGGACCGGCCACCCAGGGAACCAAGACAGCAGTCACACCCAGGGACCCCCGTTGAAGAAAGTGAGAGTCGTCCCTCCTACCACTACCTCAGGTGGACTGATCATGACCTCAGACTATCAGGTACTCAGGCTATCTCGCAGTAACCTGCCTGTCAGTACTGCCTGTGGGCTTGTGAGCACTGGGAAATGCGCCGTAGCTAAGAAAAGACCCGCCCGTGTGTGGCAACACATCGACAGAAAGAGCTATGGGCGTGGAAGGTGCCCGGTGGTACAGTAGAGGGGGCTTAGCCAGACGTGGGGTGATTGGACCTAAATTGTGCCGTTGGTTGGCTCTTTGACCCTGGACACGGCTTTAGTTTCTCGTCTGTATCATGAGCCGGGCGCACCAATCCTGCCGCTGCTGTGGGGGCGGCTGTGGTGACCCTCAGCATCTGGCTCATGGGGGTGCTCAGGAAGTGGTGGGTCTCGTTTCTGCAACCCCATCCAGCCTCAGGGGGGTGGTTCAGATCTTCTCAGTGTCTTCATTTGTCGGGTGTGGGTGATGGTCAGTGTGAGGCTGTAGTCAGGATGAGATGAGACAGTGTGAGCTAACGGCAGTGGCCGGCTAGACCAACAGTCGTTTGATAGATGACACCAGTCACTGTGTTCATTATTATTATCGTCCTTAAAACTCTTAGTAGTGTTCACAGTGCGCGGTGAGTACTTGCTAAGTGTTGGTGGTGGTGCTGAGGGGGTGACGCGGTCATAGGAAGAGCTTGTCAAGACTTAGGTGtgcagctcctctgtccgtgtggGACAGACCTTCCTTCCTCCAAGCAGTATGGTAGCTGTGAGGTAAGCGTTACTGGCAGGAAATTGGGGCTCGCGGAGGTTGAGCCCCTTCCCTCGCTCCCGCCTCGGGCCGGGGTGGACTCAGGACGCAGACTCAGACCTGCTAGGAGGCTCCCTGTGCGTTCTCTGCAGTGACAACAGCAGACAGACCCGTTTTTGAAAACTATTCCTTGTTCTGATCCTGTTCCCATCTGGTCTGGATTCAGTGTGGAAGTGTACTGAAAACTTGACCCATGAGAATTATTTACCTACTGAAAGAGATTGTAATAAATGGATAAGGCTCCCAGAGCTGC
Encoded proteins:
- the CDK8 gene encoding cyclin-dependent kinase 8 isoform X5, which produces MGEGPERGRVKIADMGFARLFNSPLKPLADLDPVVVTFWYRAPELLLGARHYTKAIDIWAIGCIFAELLTSEPIFHCRQEDIKTSNPYHHDQLDRIFNVMGFPADKDWEDIKKMPEHSTLMKDFRRNTYTNCSLIKYMEKHKVKPDSKAFHLLQKLLTMDPIKRITSEQAMQDPYFLEDPLPTSDVFAGCQIPYPKREFLTEEEPDDKGDKKNQQQQPGNNHTNGTGHPGNQDSSHTQGPPLKKVRVVPPTTTSGGLIMTSDYQRSNPHAAYPNPGPSTSQPQSSMGYSTTSQQPPQYSHQTHRY
- the CDK8 gene encoding cyclin-dependent kinase 8 isoform X4 — protein: MVKSLLYQILDGIHYLHANWVLHRDLKPANILVMGEGPERGRVKIADMGFARLFNSPLKPLADLDPVVVTFWYRAPELLLGARHYTKAIDIWAIGCIFAELLTSEPIFHCRQEDIKTSNPYHHDQLDRIFNVMGFPADKDWEDIKKMPEHSTLMKDFRRNTYTNCSLIKYMEKHKVKPDSKAFHLLQKLLTMDPIKRITSEQAMQDPYFLEDPLPTSDVFAGCQIPYPKREFLTEEEPDDKGDKKNQQQQPGNNHTNGTGHPGNQDSSHTQGPPLKKVRVVPPTTTSGGLIMTSDYQRSNPHAAYPNPGPSTSQPQSSMGYSTTSQQPPQYSHQTHRY
- the CDK8 gene encoding cyclin-dependent kinase 8 isoform X6, which gives rise to MGFARLFNSPLKPLADLDPVVVTFWYRAPELLLGARHYTKAIDIWAIGCIFAELLTSEPIFHCRQEDIKTSNPYHHDQLDRIFNVMGFPADKDWEDIKKMPEHSTLMKDFRRNTYTNCSLIKYMEKHKVKPDSKAFHLLQKLLTMDPIKRITSEQAMQDPYFLEDPLPTSDVFAGCQIPYPKREFLTEEEPDDKGDKKNQQQQPGNNHTNGTGHPGNQDSSHTQGPPLKKVRVVPPTTTSGGLIMTSDYQRSNPHAAYPNPGPSTSQPQSSMGYSTTSQQPPQYSHQTHRY